GAGGCCATTTTATTTACCAATAAGACGGATGAAGAACTTGCAAGAAAGCAGTTTCTTAGTGTCTTGCCTGATGTTGCCATGGTAAAGTTCATCTATAGGAAATTGAGCAATTATTTTCAAATCGCCTACGGCGAGGGAAGCAATGAGGCTTTCCGTCTAAATTTCAATGAGTTCTGTGATGTATATCAGTTAAACACCCTAATTACGTACAATACACTAAAAATACTCGATAGAAATTCTGTCATCGCCCTATCAGAATCTTTCAATCGCATGTCCAGTGTGCAATTTATATGTTCCAAGGATTCGCTTTTGGAATACTTGAAAACGAATAGCTTTTTGGACGATAGTGTAAAATTGATATTGAGGACCTATGGTGGAATTTTTGAAAACCATACGGTAATAAACACCTTTAATTTGGCCAAAAAACTGAATTATCCCGAAAAAAAGGTATTGGAGCACCTTGAAATTCTTGATAAGGATGAAATAATTGAATACCATGCATCACACAGTGACCTGGAACTAACCTTTTTAGTACCAAGGGAAGATGACCAGACCATCAACCGGTTTGCAAAAAACATACAGGAACAGAACCAATTGAAAAAGGCCCAGGTCGAGGCAATGCTGCAATATATAGACACAGATAAGGTATGTAGAGGCAAACAATTATTGCAATATTTTGGTGAGAAAGATTTACTGCCGTGTGGTATTTGCGATGTGTGTTTACAAAAAAAGGATCGAAGGGACGAATTAATGGATTTGAAACATAGGACGATTGGTTTGCTTAAAAACAGGGAAGCTTCCTCAAGATCATTAGTAACTTTGCTAAAATGCAATCCAGATTCCTTGTTGATGATCCTACAAGAGTTACTGGAAGACGGCGTTGTCATGATTAACGACAAAAATGAATATAAAATCATCTCATGCGAGAATTAAGAATTGTTTTTATGGGGACCCCGGATTTTGCCGTGGGGATCTTGGATACCATCGTTAAAGCCAACCATACCATTGTGGGCGTGGTAACGGCCCCGGATAAACCTTCTGGGCGCGGAAGAAAATTGAATGAATCCGCAGTAAAAAAATATGCCATGGCAAATGGCCTTCCTATCTTACAACCCACCAATCTAAAAAGCGAAGCCTTTTTAAAGGATTTAAAGGATTTGAACGCCAACCTTCAGGTAGTAGTTGCTTTTAGAATGCTGCCCAAGGCGGTTTGGCAAATGCCTAAATTAGGGACATTTAACCTTCATGCGTCCCTGTTGCCAGATTACAGGGGTGCGGCTCCTATCAATTGGGCCATCATCAATGGGGAAACAAAGACCGGGGTGACCACTTTTTTGATAGATGAAAAAATAGATACTGGTGCCATCATACTTCAAAAGGAAACAGAAATCCATGCCGATGAGGACGCGGGTTCCTTACATGACAGATTAATGGTACTGGGTGCCAATGCCGTTCTAGAAACACTGGATAGGATCGCCAACGGTAATTTAGGTTCCAAGGTACAGGAAAATACCGGCGATTTAAAAGTGGCCCATAAAATACATAGGGATACATGTAAAATCGACTGGAACCTTCCCATGGACGACATTTATAATATGATTAGGGGGCTTAGCCCCTACCCCGCCGCATGGAGTACTCTAACCGATGAAGGGGAGCCGTTGGATATAAAAATATATAAGGTTTCCAAAGAAAAGAAAGCGCACGATTTTAAGATCGGGACGTTGATTGTTGACAAAAAGGAACTAAAGGTCGCCGTTAAGAATGGGTTCTTGAATTTGTTGGAAATACAGCTTCAAGGGAAAAGAAAAATGAATGTTGTTGACCTATTGAACGGACTTAATCTATCACAAAATGCCAAAATTGGCTGAAGCCCCGTCCCTATTGGGATGGCTGAAGAAGTAAAAAAAGCCTTACTTTATCAACAAACCTCTTGAGTTATCAACAAAATAAGGGATTTGCCCCTGATTTACTTGTGTTGGTCGTAAATCCATATAAATTTGTTCTAGGTTTAAAATTTTTTAACAACAATTAATTTAATCAGATTATGAACAAAACAGAATTGATCGATGCAATGGCAGCAGACGCGGGCATCACTAAAGCAGCGGCTAAAAAGTCATTGGAGTCTTTCTTAGGAAATGTTGAAGGTGCTCTTAAAAAGGGCAATAGAGTTTCTCTAGTTGGTTTCGGGTCTTGGTCCGTTTCCAAAAGAAATGCAAGAGAAGGTAGAAACCCATCTACTGGAAAAACTATCCAAATCGCGGCTAAAAACGTTGTTAAGTTTAAGGCAGGTTCTGAGCTAAGCGATGCAGTAAATTAATTAATCGCAAGATTATCATATTAAAAGGCACTTCTTAAGTGCCTTTTTTTGTTTTCTATTTGGTTAATTAACAGGAATTGTATTATTTTAGATAATATCAGGTAGCTAAAAATGGTCCATTTGAAGCCAAATAAAGGTAAGTTGTTAATTGCAGAACCTTCGTTGACCGGAGACGTTTCATTTAATAGATCTGTGGTGTTATTGGCAGAACATAATGAAGAGGGTTCGGTTGGTTTTATTCTGAACAAGCCTCTAGAGTATCAAATTAGCGATCTTATATCTGAAATCTCCAAGCCATTTCAAGTCTATAATGGCGGGCCCGTTGAGCAGGACAATCTATATTTTATACATAAGGTGCCGCATTTGATTGATAATAGTGTGGAAATATCCGATGGTATATACTGGGGCGGGGATTTTGATAAAACCGTCGACCTTATAAATAATCATATCATTTCCGAAGACGATATCAGATTTTTTCTAGGCTACTCAGGATGGTCGTCCCTTCAGTTGGACAAAGAACTTTTGTCCAAGTCTTGGATCGTCGTCAAAAACGAATACCAAAGTCAAATCATCAAAAAATCGTCCGGGGCTTTTTGGAAGGAAAAAATGTTGGAACTAGGTGGGGATTATCTTCTATGGTCCAATGCCCCAGAAAACCCTAGTCTTAATTAAACAACCAAACGGGCAATGGCATTCAATCTTCCCACAAGCTTTTTTGCAATTTCATAATTGAACTCCTTCTTGCGATATTTGGTCACTGGAATAATGCCGCTGATGGTATTGGTAATAAAAATTTCATCTGCCTTTTGAAGTTCAAAAGGAGAAATGCTTTCCTCCACAACATTTAGATGTTCATCATCCTTCAATATAGAAATCAATTTCTTTCGAATAATACCATCCAAACAACCATCCTTTAGGGGTGGTGTCTTTATCGTATTCCCGGAAACCAAGAATAAATTTCCGTTGATGGCCTCTACTACCGATTTTTCAAGGTTCAACAACAAACAATTCGCATAATCATTCTCCTTGGCATAAATTCCTGCAACCACAGGTAGGACCTTATTGTTCGTTTTTAAATTGGAGAGCATGTCCTTATTCACAAAGAAGTCCTTAAAAAGTTCAACTTCATAAGGTAATCCGTCCAGAACGTAAAACGGGGTTTCTAATTTTTTGGCACTCACCAGGTAGGAAGTATCATTGGTTTTTGGCGTATATAGCCCCCCATTATTTCTAAACACGGAAAAGCGGATTCTATGTGCTTGGGCATTTTCGTTCGCCAGCGTGGTCCTTTTGATTTCATCTTCAAAAAATTCCATCGTAAAATTCATGGGGATTTCCATACGTAAAATCCGCATGGAAGACATGAGTCTAAAATAATGATCTTCAAGAAAATAAATATGGCCATTTACGACTCGAATAGTCTCAAAAAGAGCATCACCGTATAAAAAACCACGATTGTCCTGATTAAAAATAGTATCGTGATCCCTATACAGTTCACCATTAAAATTTATCATAAAAAAAGGCCTTTAAATTAAAGGCCCAAAGATACGGTTTACTAGGGGAATTTTATTTTGAACCAAGTACCTGCTTTAAATCGGATATTTGATTTTCCCATAACATTTTTGCCTCGTCAACTTCGTCTTCCTCCGCAAAATCGGTAATGAACAAGGAAACGTCCTTTGTTATTTCGTCCACAATGATTTTCATTTCAAAATATGATCCATCGTCACTTTCGGCCCAAGAAAATCGTACAAATTCATCTGATTTCCTTTTAAGTAGTTTGGCCTCTTCTTCAGAACCGTCCCAAATGAATATATATTTTTCACCCCTGGAATTGACATTATCGGCAAACCACTCTGAAAGTCCAGAGGGAGTCACCAAATATTGGTACAACAACTGGGGGGAGGATTGTATAACGTATTCTATCTCAAATTTAATTTTATCGCTCATTCGATCATCTTTATGCGCCCAATATATATATTTCTACATGATTAAAAAATAAAAGAAGCTTATTATTTTTTAGCCTACTAATGTTGATGAACAAAAAATTAAACTCTATATTTGCAGCCGCAAAAAATGCCATGGCGAGGTAGCTCAGCTGGTTAGAGCGTCGGATTCATAACCCGGAGGCCGAGGGTTCAAGTCCCTCTCTCGCTACAAATTAAGCCGTTGACAATGAATTACTTACATTCATGGTAAACGGTTTATTTTTTTGGTGATTACCGTATACGGTAGCGTATGCGGTTACTAATTAAATCATATAAAATACTGTTATTCTGCACTTTACAAATCTAAAACCGTCGGGTTTATAATTTTAAGTTAAATATAAATTTACCATAATTACCCTAATTTTGAATTTTCGGTAAAACGGGATAAACATGTACTAAATTAAGACCTCACTACATAGCTCATGAGGGGATATAGACCCCAAGGCGTATATCAAAATGTATGACAATAGCCCTGATTCCCTAGTTATGACCGGTACCTAAATATGGGAGGAAATCAAGATTAGTACAATTTTGGTGCCTTTTGACACCCTTTTTGTCGGGGTGGCAGAGTTAGAACCGTAGGCCACATTCAATTGAAAATCAAATCATTACAACAATTTTTATAAAAAAGGACACGTGTAAGGCCATGTCTATCAGCGTTTTGACGCTTTCGTAACTTAAATTTATGAAAAGAGTATCAAAACAGTATGAATTGATTTGAATTTAATTTTTCCACGACAGACATTCTTGTATAAAATTAAACGCTAATCATTAGCAGTAAGACTGAACTAAATATGCCTTAAATAATGTGCTATTCAAAGTGTCATAAATCGTTCGTTTTACAGAACAACCTGAAACATTTTTCGATACGCCCTTGGTGTCATGCCAGTGAGTTTCAGAAAACTGGAATTAAATCTGCTAATGGAATTGAAACCGGACTCATAGGCAATGAAAGTAATTGGATCCAAAGTGATGGAAAGTCTTCTTTGCACGAATAATACCCGTTGCTGAACGAGGTAATTGGATAAAGATTTGTCATAGGTCCTTTTAAAAATGGTATTTGCATAATCCGGGTGAATCCCAACGGCATGGGCTACATCAGCAACTTTGATGGGTTATGTGAAGTTTTGAGCTATGAATATGGCCATTTGCTCGACCAAGTTAATAGGGGGCGGTTCTATCTTTGGCTCCGATTCTGGCTGGCACCTGAACAAAAAAAGGAGAATGGACACCTCATAACGGGCGGGTAAGCAAAACAACCACTGATGGAAAAGTACTTTTCGATATCGGTCATCCGCAGACCATAAGGATTTCTCAACCTAGCGACCCATTTAGGCCAACCGAGTTAGCTATTGGTTCAACTAAGGATTGCTACATGACAGATGGCTACGGAATGGATCATATCATTTAGTACAAAAAGAGAGGTGAATACATACGACATTGGGGAGGGAAAGAAAATTTGGTTTTGGATTCAAATTACAACCTCTCAAATGCTCATGGGTTACGATTGGTTATCGCGATAAAGTTGATCTTATACTGGTATGTGCATTAACAAACAATCAATCTTTCAAATTCTTTACATTGAATGGCGAATATATAAGAACACGCTATTTGCCTAATATGGAGGTATGTTGACCGGTTATTGATTAGGTGAATTTATATGCCGGAGTTTGCTGGTCTCATATATGAGAGGGAAAGGACTATATTTTCGATAAAGGTTTTGTAACCACTCAAAGCAATAACCAAGTGGTATCGAACTAAGACGGGGAAGTGCCAAAGTATAAGAATGGGAAGCTTAAGTAAATGTTACAATGTGAAAAAGCGGTTTTTAACCACAGGCATGACGTGTTCGGCGATAAAGATAAAACCTGTATGTCGGTCAATGGATTGCGCCCCAAACGCCCCTCAGGTAAAATTGAAGCGGGTCTAGCTTTCAAATTAGGCCTATTAATCAAGGACAATCGAACAAAACGTTTTGTTCGATTGAGGAACCTATCAAAGACTCATTTGTCATGGAAAATGGTTAGGTTTTACCCTTATCTTAGGATTACATTAGGTATTTTTAACACTAAAAATAGCGTAACATGACCTATTTGAAAAAATTATTTCCTTTACTTTTTTTATTCCATTTAGTTTCTTGCGGTGAGCAGGTAAAGACAGCTCTTCAAAAACCAAATATCATTTATATTATGTCAGATGATCACACCACCCAAGGTTTTGGAATCTATGGAAGTCGGTTGGCAGGTTTGAACCCTACACCCAATCTAGATAAGTTGGCCAAAGAAGGGATGATTTTTGATAATGCCTTCGTGAACAATGCGATTTGTGTTCCTAGTCGAGCGGCAATCATAACTGGCCAACGAGCACAAACCAATGGAGTACTAGATTTAGAGGGTACCATTGCTCCTGAGAAGCAATACTTCCCAAAGGAAATGAAAAAATTGGGCTACCAGACGGCTATTGTTGGAAAGTGGCACTTACATCATGAGCCCGCTGCTTTCGATTATTATCAGGTATTACCTGGTCAGGGAAAATATTATGACCCCGAGTTCAGGGTTCAAGGAGAAAAATTATGGCCTAAAAATGTGGTTCAAACAAAAGGACATTCCTCTGATATGATAATGGACGCAACTTTGGACTACCTTAAAAATAAAAGAGACAAAGACCAACCTTTTTTCCTGATGCACCACTTTAAAGCTCCGCACGATGATTTTGAGTATGCACCACGATATGAGAATTACTTAGCGGATACTTTTATTCCCGAACCTGAAAGCCTGTATGAAATCGGAAATCACGGCTCAGTGGCAGTACGTGGAAAAAATGATTCTTTGACTAGAATTATCGGTTCTTCTGTCTCACACAGAAATGTCATCCGAAATCAGGCAATGAATATTTACTGGAATGACAGCACCATCTACAAGCAATATAGAAATGCGAAGGACATTGGTCAAGAAGAGTTGGTAAAATGGGAAATGGATGCAGCAGAAAAAGAATATACTAGTAAAGTATATCAAGATTACCTTAAGAAATACCTGCGTTGTGTAAAAGGTGTCGACGATAATATCAAGCGTTTGTTGGATTATCTGGAAACAGAAGGGCTTCTTGAAAACACAATAATCGTCTATACAGGAGACCAAGGTTTTATGCTCGGTGAACATGATTATATCGATAAACGTTGGATGTACGACGAATCGATGCGTATGCCATTTTTCGTTCGCTATCCTGAAAAAATTAAAGCGGGAAGTCGTACTGATGCCATAATTAATAATACTGATTTCGCACCTACAATTATTGAATTGGCAGGCGGTACCACTCCCGAATATATGCAGGGCAAAAGTTTTAAATCGATTCTAGAAACGGGAACTGAACCCGAAGATTGGCAAAAAGCCACCTACTATCGGTATTGGATGCACTTGGCGCATAGGCATCAAAATCCCGCGCACTTTGGCATCCGTACCAAAGATTACAAATTGATCTTTTACTACGGAAAATATTGGGTCAATACCGATGACCCTAATGTAGTTTGGAACAAAGAAAGTTGGGGTAATGATTTTAGCAACCATACTCCCCCGGCCTGGGAATTTTATGACTTAAACAAAGACCCCAAAGAAATGAACAATACGTACAACAAACCTGAAAACAGGGCAATAATCGACGACTTGAAAAAGCAATTATTCACGATGCGTGAAGATTTAAATGAAACGGATGCCAACTATCCGCATATTCAAAAAGTTATCGATGAATATTGGGATAAATAAAAATTGATAACTTCGAGAAAAGGCAAATCGTTCATGCGAGACGTTAAATTCCATTTTTATCTTCCATTCCTATGGACCATTCTCATCTTGGGTTTCGTTTCATGTAAGCCTGCCAATGAACCTGAGTTTTTATTTCGCGCTGCCCTGATTCCCAGTGAAGATCATACATGGACGAAAGCCTTTATTTATTTTGGTGAAATTCTCGAAGAGCGTTCTAACGGAAGAATCAAGGTTGAAGTGTACCCATCTGAACAACTGGCCAAAGAAATGGAGGCGATTCGGCTCATTAAAACCGAAGTGATCGATATGACCACCACGGGTTCAACGCTCAGTAACTGGAACGAAATCCTGGTTTTTTGTGAACTGCCCTTCTTATTCAAAGACAGTACTGAAATGAAGCGGGTGGTCAATGGTTTTCTCGGCAAAAGAATCGAGGAAGAAATGATTCAAAAAGAAGGTTTACGACCATTGGGTTATTTTATGAGGGGAAACAGGCATTTGACCTCAAACCGTCCGATAAGACATCCTGATGATTTAAAAGGCCTGATTACACGTGTGCCCAATGTACCCTCTTTTGTGACTGCTTGGAGAATCTTAGGGGCCAAACCAACACCAATGGCCTTATCTGAGGTTTTTACTTCTTTACAACAAGGCACAATTGAGGCACAGGAAAACCCTTTTGCCATGATAAAAAATATGGGATTTGCCGAGGTACAACAATATTTGAACCTTACAAGTCATGTAGTAAGTTGGGTATATCCAGTAATTGGCGAGAAGCAATTTCAAAAATTACCAACGGATCTTAAAGAAATTTTCTTGAATGCCGCAGAAAATATGATTGA
Above is a window of Maribacter algicola DNA encoding:
- a CDS encoding TRAP transporter substrate-binding protein; amino-acid sequence: MRDVKFHFYLPFLWTILILGFVSCKPANEPEFLFRAALIPSEDHTWTKAFIYFGEILEERSNGRIKVEVYPSEQLAKEMEAIRLIKTEVIDMTTTGSTLSNWNEILVFCELPFLFKDSTEMKRVVNGFLGKRIEEEMIQKEGLRPLGYFMRGNRHLTSNRPIRHPDDLKGLITRVPNVPSFVTAWRILGAKPTPMALSEVFTSLQQGTIEAQENPFAMIKNMGFAEVQQYLNLTSHVVSWVYPVIGEKQFQKLPTDLKEIFLNAAENMIEYEHRMFLENEKKVQEELKAKGMEFIEVDKEAFVQKSEKGIYNSLTPEMQEVYHQIRVQLK
- a CDS encoding HU family DNA-binding protein, whose product is MNKTELIDAMAADAGITKAAAKKSLESFLGNVEGALKKGNRVSLVGFGSWSVSKRNAREGRNPSTGKTIQIAAKNVVKFKAGSELSDAVN
- a CDS encoding START-like domain-containing protein, giving the protein MSDKIKFEIEYVIQSSPQLLYQYLVTPSGLSEWFADNVNSRGEKYIFIWDGSEEEAKLLKRKSDEFVRFSWAESDDGSYFEMKIIVDEITKDVSLFITDFAEEDEVDEAKMLWENQISDLKQVLGSK
- a CDS encoding aminotransferase class IV, whose protein sequence is MINFNGELYRDHDTIFNQDNRGFLYGDALFETIRVVNGHIYFLEDHYFRLMSSMRILRMEIPMNFTMEFFEDEIKRTTLANENAQAHRIRFSVFRNNGGLYTPKTNDTSYLVSAKKLETPFYVLDGLPYEVELFKDFFVNKDMLSNLKTNNKVLPVVAGIYAKENDYANCLLLNLEKSVVEAINGNLFLVSGNTIKTPPLKDGCLDGIIRKKLISILKDDEHLNVVEESISPFELQKADEIFITNTISGIIPVTKYRKKEFNYEIAKKLVGRLNAIARLVV
- the fmt gene encoding methionyl-tRNA formyltransferase; the protein is MRELRIVFMGTPDFAVGILDTIVKANHTIVGVVTAPDKPSGRGRKLNESAVKKYAMANGLPILQPTNLKSEAFLKDLKDLNANLQVVVAFRMLPKAVWQMPKLGTFNLHASLLPDYRGAAPINWAIINGETKTGVTTFLIDEKIDTGAIILQKETEIHADEDAGSLHDRLMVLGANAVLETLDRIANGNLGSKVQENTGDLKVAHKIHRDTCKIDWNLPMDDIYNMIRGLSPYPAAWSTLTDEGEPLDIKIYKVSKEKKAHDFKIGTLIVDKKELKVAVKNGFLNLLEIQLQGKRKMNVVDLLNGLNLSQNAKIG
- a CDS encoding sulfatase family protein, producing MSDDHTTQGFGIYGSRLAGLNPTPNLDKLAKEGMIFDNAFVNNAICVPSRAAIITGQRAQTNGVLDLEGTIAPEKQYFPKEMKKLGYQTAIVGKWHLHHEPAAFDYYQVLPGQGKYYDPEFRVQGEKLWPKNVVQTKGHSSDMIMDATLDYLKNKRDKDQPFFLMHHFKAPHDDFEYAPRYENYLADTFIPEPESLYEIGNHGSVAVRGKNDSLTRIIGSSVSHRNVIRNQAMNIYWNDSTIYKQYRNAKDIGQEELVKWEMDAAEKEYTSKVYQDYLKKYLRCVKGVDDNIKRLLDYLETEGLLENTIIVYTGDQGFMLGEHDYIDKRWMYDESMRMPFFVRYPEKIKAGSRTDAIINNTDFAPTIIELAGGTTPEYMQGKSFKSILETGTEPEDWQKATYYRYWMHLAHRHQNPAHFGIRTKDYKLIFYYGKYWVNTDDPNVVWNKESWGNDFSNHTPPAWEFYDLNKDPKEMNNTYNKPENRAIIDDLKKQLFTMREDLNETDANYPHIQKVIDEYWDK
- a CDS encoding YqgE/AlgH family protein yields the protein MVHLKPNKGKLLIAEPSLTGDVSFNRSVVLLAEHNEEGSVGFILNKPLEYQISDLISEISKPFQVYNGGPVEQDNLYFIHKVPHLIDNSVEISDGIYWGGDFDKTVDLINNHIISEDDIRFFLGYSGWSSLQLDKELLSKSWIVVKNEYQSQIIKKSSGAFWKEKMLELGGDYLLWSNAPENPSLN
- a CDS encoding helix-turn-helix transcriptional regulator, whose product is MKVADVAHAVGIHPDYANTIFKRTYDKSLSNYLVQQRVLFVQRRLSITLDPITFIAYESGFNSISRFNSSFLKLTGMTPRAYRKMFQVVL